The genomic region ACGGCAGCGTCGGGATCATCGTGATGTTCTTCTCGTCCGCGGCCGCCTCGGCGGCGGAGTTCGTCACCATCCGGGGGGAGATCGAGCAGCAGTCCTGACCACCACGGCAGCGCGTGGGCGAACCTGCCCGAAACACGGCACCACCGACGCCGTGCTCGAGTCCTCGCCGTCCGATCCTGGAGTTGACTGATGTCCCAGCCGCCGGCCAGCCCCTTCGGCCCGCCGCACGATCCCCCGCCGCAGCCGCAGGGACCGCAGTACCAGCCGGGGCCGCCGCAGCAGCCGGGGCCGCCGCAGCAGCCGGGGCCGCAGTACCAGCCGCCGCAGCAGCCCGCTGGCTGGCCACCGCCGCAGCAGCAGGGCTTCGGGCCCGCGCAGCCGGGCTCCGGGCCTGCACAGCCCGGTCAGCCGTACGGCCACCCGAACCTGGCCGTCGGCCCGCCGCCGAAGAAGTCGAACGTCGGCACGATCGCGGTGATCGCGCTGGCGGCGGTGCTGGTGCTCTGCCTCGGCGGGGCGGCGGTCACCTGGTTCGTGGTCAAGGACGGCGCGGGCGACGTCGTCGAGGCCAGCAGGACCAAGGTGGTCGCGCCCGACACCCTCGCCGGACGACCGAGGTACACCGAACCGGACCTGCGGAACGTCGTCGACGCGACGCTCAACTCGATCAGGCCGTCGGTGCAGAACGAGACAGGCGCGGTCGGCGAATTCTACGGCGAACCGATCCTGCGGGATTTCATCCAGGTCGCCGCTGTCTCCGGGGTGGTGGCCGACCCGCAGAGGAAACTGGACGACGCGGTGAGCTGGCTGCCCCAACTGGCCCTCACCGGCTTGACGGCGACCGAGCCCGGCCCGCTCGGCGGCGACGCTCGCTGCGGCAACGGCCGGACCAACGGCGTACCGATCGGTGTGTGCCTCTGGGCGGACGAGGGCAGCGTGGGCCTGGTGCTCATGTACTACAGGTCCGCCGAACAGGTGATCGCCGAGTTCGTCGGCATCCGTGGTCAGATCGAACAGCGTTCGTGAGCCGTGACGATGACCGGGGCCTCGGCCGCCCGGGGATAGCCGAGGCCCCGTGCCGTGCGGCACGCACGGCTCAGTGCCGGACCGCCGGGAAGTACGCGTTCAGCTTGCTCCGCAGGTGGGCCGCGTAGACGAAGCCGAGCATCGGATTACCGCGGTAGGCGCTTGCCGTACCGGTGCCGACATCCACAGTCACCGGTCGGGCTACCGCCGCGAACTTCACGCGCTGCCCTTCCTGCGCCCACTCCGAGGCGGCCGGCTCGATCTGGGTACCGACCAGCGCGGGGAACACCGCCACGCCGTTCTGGAGGCCGCGTAGCTGCCCCTTGCGGGCCAGCACGTAGTCGGTCGCCGTGGCGGTGAACGTTTGCAGGGCGTCCGCAGTGACGAGCGTCGCCGGCGCGGCGATCGTGAACAGGTGCAGTTTGGTCGCCATCCACTGCAGCTTGAAGTCGGCCCGGTAGCCGATCAGCACCGCCACGCCGCCCCAGTCTTCGGTCCGCACCTCGCAGCCGTCGGCCCGAAGCCGTTCACCGGTCGCCGTGAGGTACCCCTGCACCTGCTCGGTCCCCGTGATGTTCATCTGGCGCCCACCTCTCCTCTGGCTGTTACGGCCGCTCATCTAACACCGCCGCAGTCCATCCCGCTGCCCCTGCCGATCATGAGTGGAAGTGCAAGATCCGCGCACCTTCACCGAAGCTGCTGCCTCCAGCGAGCCGGAGGCGGCATCATCTGCGTAGTTGCGCGGATCTTGACTGTTCGAGGCGGCCGTACCGCCGGCGCCTATGCCGTGTCGGTGTCACCCGGTGCGGCTGATGTCGCAGCCCGTTCGGCCGCGCTGCGCAGCACGCAGAACTCGTTGCCCTCCGGGTCGGCGAGCACCACCCACCCAGCGCCGTCGGGCCGGGTCTGGTCGTCGACGAGCGTCGCGCCGATGCCGAGCAGCCGCTCGACCTCCTCGGCGCGGGTCCGGTCGGCGGGTTGCAGGTCAAGGTGCAGCCGGTTCTTCACCGTCTTGCCCTCGGGTACGGCGAGAAACAGCACCACCGGGCCTCCCGGCGGCAGGAGCATCGCCTCCGGGTCACCGGGGAAGTCGTCCGGCTGCCGGGGGCAGTCGAAGACCTGCGACCAGAAGCCGGCAAGGGCGTACGTGTCGCGACAGTCGATGCTGATGTTGTGGATCGTCGAACTCACTGTGGTCCTCCATGGTGGAGCGTGGCGCGGCACCGTTTCCGGGCGCGGCGCAGCACGCAGAAACCGGTTTCCCCGTGTGGACGGGCGGTCAGCGCCCGACCAGTGCGGGACGCTCCGCCTCCGGGACCTCAGCCGACGCGGACCCGGGGCGCGGAGCAGACATTCGTTGACATCGACGCACCCCCCTTCGCATCCGAGCTGACCCGGCGATCTTTGCACCGGCCGCGCGCCCCGCGCAACCCCGCTCAGCCAGCGCCGGGTGCCGGGCAGGGCACCGAAGGCGCGTCCGCCGTCGGGAGGGTGACCGTCACCTCCAGGCCGCCGCCGGGCTGGGCGATCACCTTGACGGTGCCTCCGTGCGCCTGGCAGACCGCCCGCACGATCGACAGTCCCAGACCCGAGCCGCGCGCGCCGGTGCGTTCCCGCCCACCGCGCCGGAACGGCTCGAACAGCCCCGGCACGTCGGCCTGGTCCACCTCGAACCCGGTGTTGCCCACCACCAGCCAGGAGCGCTGGCCGTCGGTGCCGGTACGCACCCAGAGCCGGCCGTGCAGATGGTTGTAGCGGACGGCGTTCTCGATGAGGTTGCCGGCGAGCCGGTCGAGCAGCCCTGGGTCTCCGACCACTGGCGCGGGCTCCAGCGACGTCTGCACGCGCAGGCCGATCCGCTCCACCTCACGGCGCACCGCGGACAACGCGTTGGCGGTGCCCGTGGCGAGGTCGCATTCGGTGCGTCGGCCGAGCCGCCGCCCGGCCTGTGCCTCGCTGCGCGCCAGCACCAGCAGCGCGTCGACAAGGCCGTTGGCCCGCTCGGAGGCGTCGCGCACCACTGTCGCCATCCGGCGGTATTCGGCGGTGTCCGCGTCGTCGTCGCTGAGCGTCACGTCGATCTCGGTCCGCATGACGGCAAGCGGGGTACGCAGCTCGTGCGAGGCGTTCGCCACGAATCGCTTCTGCGCCTCGAACGCCGACGCGATCCGGTCCAGCATGGCGTCGAAGGTCTTGGCCAGCTCGGCCACCTCGTCGTCGGCACCCGAGTAGCCGATCCGCTGGTCCAGGGTGGCCTCGCCGAGCCGCTGCGCGGTAGCGGTGACCTGGTGCAGCGGGCGCAGAGCCCGGCCGGCCACCGCGTACGCACCGGCCACCCCGACGACGCTGATCGCCAACAGCGCGACGAGGCCCTTGGCCAGCAGTTCTCCCGAGGCGGCGTCGACAAGTTGACGCTGCCACTGGGCGGCGTCCATCGACCGACCGTCGGAGAGCAGCACAGTCGTGCCGGGCAGCAGTTCGTCGGTGGGTCGCAGCGCGTCGCGGACCAGCAGCCAGGCCAGCAGCACCAGGATCGCGCCCGCGCCGACAAGCAGCACGCCGTTGAGCAGTGTCAGCCGCAACCGAAGTGTGGGCCGCAACCGGCGACTCACCGTACGACCTCGGTCCGCGACCGCGGACCCGGCTCGCCCGTCGCGCTCACACGCCCACCTCCGAGGTGCGGTAACCCGCGCCCACGACCGTCTCGATGAGCGGCGGATCGCCGAGCTTCTTGCGCAGCGTCATCACAGTGACCCGGACGATTGTGGTGAACGGGTCGGTGTTGGCGTCCCAGACCCGCTCCAGCAGCTCCTCGCTGGAGACCACCGCGCCGCGCGCCTTGAGCAGCTCGCTGAGCACCCCGAACTCCTTGTTCGTCAGGTCGATCGGCACGCCGGCCCGGGTGGCGACCCGGCGGGCCGGGTCGAGCACGAGGTCGGCGAGTTCGAGCACCGGCGGCGCGGCGGGGGTGGCCCGCCGGCCGAGCGCCTGCACCCGGGCGACCAGCTCGTCGAAGGCGAACGGTTTCGGCAGGTAGTCGTCCGCGCCGAGCTGCAACCCCTCCACCCGGTCGGCCACCGTGCCGCTCGCCGTCAGCATCAGCACCCGGGTCAGCGCGCCGGAGGCGGCCAGCTCGGCGCAGATCTGGTCGCCGTGCACGCCGGGCAGGTCGCGGTCGAGCACGACCACGTCGTACCGGGTCACGAACGCCGCCTCCTGGCCGGCGTCACCGTCGTACGCCACGTCGACCGCCATGCCCCGCTTGCGCAACCCGCGCGCGATCGCGTCGGCGAGGTTGCGCTCGTCCTCCACCACCAGTACCCGCATACCCGGCCTCCTCGCTGCTGACCACCGACAACCTAGTGCCGGCCGGCAAACCATCGTCCCTCGACGCCCGCGTCGGTCACCGTTGCGGCGGTACGGGCTGCTCGCCCACCCGGGCAACCGGTGATCAGTCGGGCAGGTTCCACAACTGGTACGAGCTGTTCGCGATCGCGCACAGCACGTGATCCGTGATGGCCTGACATTCCCCTGTGGCGTGCGGCAGGACGTCCAGGACCCGTACCTCCCCGGCGCGGGCGTCCAACTCTCCGACGAGCAGCCCGCCGTCGGGATGCCCACGTAAACCGACCATCCGGCGGGCGTC from Micromonospora profundi harbors:
- a CDS encoding response regulator transcription factor, whose protein sequence is MRVLVVEDERNLADAIARGLRKRGMAVDVAYDGDAGQEAAFVTRYDVVVLDRDLPGVHGDQICAELAASGALTRVLMLTASGTVADRVEGLQLGADDYLPKPFAFDELVARVQALGRRATPAAPPVLELADLVLDPARRVATRAGVPIDLTNKEFGVLSELLKARGAVVSSEELLERVWDANTDPFTTIVRVTVMTLRKKLGDPPLIETVVGAGYRTSEVGV
- a CDS encoding VOC family protein, whose amino-acid sequence is MSSTIHNISIDCRDTYALAGFWSQVFDCPRQPDDFPGDPEAMLLPPGGPVVLFLAVPEGKTVKNRLHLDLQPADRTRAEEVERLLGIGATLVDDQTRPDGAGWVVLADPEGNEFCVLRSAAERAATSAAPGDTDTA
- a CDS encoding sensor histidine kinase, encoding MSRRLRPTLRLRLTLLNGVLLVGAGAILVLLAWLLVRDALRPTDELLPGTTVLLSDGRSMDAAQWQRQLVDAASGELLAKGLVALLAISVVGVAGAYAVAGRALRPLHQVTATAQRLGEATLDQRIGYSGADDEVAELAKTFDAMLDRIASAFEAQKRFVANASHELRTPLAVMRTEIDVTLSDDDADTAEYRRMATVVRDASERANGLVDALLVLARSEAQAGRRLGRRTECDLATGTANALSAVRREVERIGLRVQTSLEPAPVVGDPGLLDRLAGNLIENAVRYNHLHGRLWVRTGTDGQRSWLVVGNTGFEVDQADVPGLFEPFRRGGRERTGARGSGLGLSIVRAVCQAHGGTVKVIAQPGGGLEVTVTLPTADAPSVPCPAPGAG